Sequence from the Brevundimonas sp. SGAir0440 genome:
GCCGATCATCCTGCCGGCGCGTCACCTGATCAACGTCGGCTTGGCGCTGGGGCTGGTCTTCTTGATCGGCATCCTGATCGGCACGAATGGCGCCGCCACCTGGGCCTTCTGGGGCGTCTTCCTGATCGCGCTCGTTTTGGGCGCGACCCTGATCATCCCCATCGGCGGCGCCGACATGCCGGTCGTGGTGTCGATGCTGAACTCCTATTCCGGCTGGGCGGCGGCAGCGCTGGGCTTCACGCTAGAAAACATCGCCCTGATCATCACCGGCGCCCTGGTCGGGTCGTCGGGCGCGATCCTCAGCTACATCATGTGCAAGGGCATGAACCGCAGCTTCGTCAGCGTCATCCTCGGCGGCTTCGGTGGCGGCGATGCGTCGGCGGGTCCCGGCGGCGCCAAGGAAACACGCCCGGTCAAGCAAGGCTCGGCCGAGGACGCCGCCTTCATCATGAAGAATGCGTCCAAGGTCATCATCGTGCCCGGCTACGGCATGGCGGTGGCCCAGGCCCAGCACGCCCTGCGTGAAATGGCCGACAAGCTGAAGGAGGAAGGCGTCGAGGTGAAATACGCCATCCACCCCGTCGCCGGCCGGATGCCGGGCCATATGAACGTCCTGCTGGCCGAGGCCAATGTTCCCTATGACGAGGTGTTCGAGCTGGAGGACATCAACGCCGAGTTCGCCACCGCCGACGTCGCCTTCGTCATCGGCGCCAACGACGTGACCAATCCCGCCGCCAAGACCGACCCGACCAGCGCCATCTACGGCATGCCGATCCTGGACGTGGAAAAGGCCGGCACCGTCCTGTTCATCAAGCGCGGCATGGGTTCGGGCTACGCCGGGGTCGAGAACGAACTCTTCTTCCGCGACAACACCATGATGCTGTTCGCCGACGCCAAGAAGATGGTCGAGGGGGTCGTGAAGGGACTTTGAGCCATGGCCAGCACGCCCAAGACCGGCGCCACAGACGCCTCGGTCGACGACTTCTTGTCTGCGATCGACGATCCACGCCGCCGGTCTGATGCTCATGCCGTCGCCGCGCTGATGGCTCAGATCACCGGTGAACAAGCCGTGCTCTGGGGATCGTCTATCGTCGGGTTCGGCAATGACGGCGGCCCCAAGGGCGGCTGGCCGCTGATCAGTTTCTCGCCGCGAAAAGCCAACCTGGTGCTTTATGTCGCTGGGGATTTCCCCGAACGAGCCGAGCTTATCGCCCGCTTGGGCAAGGTGAAGACCGGCGTGGGCTGCCTTTATGTTCCGCGTCTGAAAGATGTCGATCAGGCGGTGCTGCGGGACCTTTGCGGTCGCGCTGTTCGCGCGGTCAAAGCCAGCTCGGACTGAAGTCTCTTCAGACCCCTATCGCGCAACCTTGACCGGCGCTATCACGCGTCCGTGAACACACTGTCCGGACCCCTTCCTGCCACCCATCGCCGTTTCGAGGCCTTGGATTCCCTGCGGGGTGTGTGCGCTATCCTTGTCGTGATGTTCCACATGCCGGTCGCAAGTCACTGGCGCGACTGGGGTTTCATTCAGCATTCCTATTTGTTCGTCGACTATTTCTTCGTCCTGTCGGGCTTCGTCATCGCCCATGCCTATGCGAACCGACTGAAGTCGGGACGCGACGCCGGGCGGTTCATGGTGCGGCGCTTAGGGCGGATCTGGCCGCTGCACCTGCTGATGCTGGCGGCCTTTATCGGGCTGGAGCTGGCGCGTCTGATCTTGCATTTCGACAGCGCGCCGCCGTTCACGCGGGATCGGTCGATCGAGGCGATCTTCACCAATCTGGCCCTGATCCAGGCCTGGCACGTGCATCCCTATCTGACCTGGAACGGGCCGTCGTGGACGCTCAGCGCCGAATGGGCCTGCTATCTGATCTTCGCGGGGTTGGTGCTGATCGCGCCCAAACGGTTCCGTTGGATCGGGCTGGTGCTGGCGATCATCGGCGGGGCGTTGGTGCTCAGCTACGCCCGGCGCTGGATGAACACGACCTATGACTTCGCCGTGCCGCGCGCAGTCTATGGGTTCTTCCTGGGCTGCCTGCTGCAAGGGCTCTGGACCCGCCTTCCGCGGCTCAAGGGCGGGGCCGCGACTCTGTTGGAGATTGCGGCCATCGTCGCGACCTGCGTCTTCATCGGCTATGCTGAGGGGCCGATCACCGTGGCCGTCACACTGATCTTCGTGGCGCTGATCTGGGTCTTCGCCGGCGAGGAGGGGGCGCTGTCGCGCGTGCTGGACCATCCGGCTCTGGTCACCCTGGGGCGATGGTCGTTCGCCATCTACATGGTTCACATGTTCATCCTGACCGTGATGATGATCGTGGCCAGGAAGCTAGAATTGGTCCCGGTGCGACGCATCGACTTCGGCTCGGTCTGGCTGAACGACCTGTTCGCCGTCGCCATGTTCGGCTTTATCGTCGCGGTCGCCGTGGTGGCGCACCGACTGGTCGAGCAGCCGGCCCAGCGCATGATCGATCGCTGGACCAAGCCGAAGGCGGCCTGAGTT
This genomic interval carries:
- a CDS encoding acyltransferase; protein product: MNTLSGPLPATHRRFEALDSLRGVCAILVVMFHMPVASHWRDWGFIQHSYLFVDYFFVLSGFVIAHAYANRLKSGRDAGRFMVRRLGRIWPLHLLMLAAFIGLELARLILHFDSAPPFTRDRSIEAIFTNLALIQAWHVHPYLTWNGPSWTLSAEWACYLIFAGLVLIAPKRFRWIGLVLAIIGGALVLSYARRWMNTTYDFAVPRAVYGFFLGCLLQGLWTRLPRLKGGAATLLEIAAIVATCVFIGYAEGPITVAVTLIFVALIWVFAGEEGALSRVLDHPALVTLGRWSFAIYMVHMFILTVMMIVARKLELVPVRRIDFGSVWLNDLFAVAMFGFIVAVAVVAHRLVEQPAQRMIDRWTKPKAA
- a CDS encoding NAD(P)(+) transhydrogenase (Re/Si-specific) subunit beta, whose amino-acid sequence is MNASLAALAYLVSGVLFILSLRGLSSPETSRQGNTFGMVGMALAIGVTLLTLGTTGALDTVTLALIAGGVIVGGGAGVLIAKRVAMTDMPQLVAAFHSLVGMAACLVAIGAIYAPEAFGILSDDGNGIKTLSIIELSLGVAIGAITFTGSVIAFAKLNGNMSGAPIILPARHLINVGLALGLVFLIGILIGTNGAATWAFWGVFLIALVLGATLIIPIGGADMPVVVSMLNSYSGWAAAALGFTLENIALIITGALVGSSGAILSYIMCKGMNRSFVSVILGGFGGGDASAGPGGAKETRPVKQGSAEDAAFIMKNASKVIIVPGYGMAVAQAQHALREMADKLKEEGVEVKYAIHPVAGRMPGHMNVLLAEANVPYDEVFELEDINAEFATADVAFVIGANDVTNPAAKTDPTSAIYGMPILDVEKAGTVLFIKRGMGSGYAGVENELFFRDNTMMLFADAKKMVEGVVKGL
- a CDS encoding DUF1801 domain-containing protein; the encoded protein is MSAIDDPRRRSDAHAVAALMAQITGEQAVLWGSSIVGFGNDGGPKGGWPLISFSPRKANLVLYVAGDFPERAELIARLGKVKTGVGCLYVPRLKDVDQAVLRDLCGRAVRAVKASSD